The Parus major isolate Abel chromosome 4, Parus_major1.1, whole genome shotgun sequence genome has a window encoding:
- the FAM149A gene encoding protein FAM149A isoform X1 codes for MIVIPSECFEEFDKANTQKVHQLFWEIDEMLFEGKVTSQTENLQAECADWVEQFPHIRVLGKQLLVPKDEGFQHFQSRNDAHVDTKSVPGLLECTGHTKDLCISGSKLIPTAFPIHTSLDSSSTRISSSDSAMYSFLEEEIYDEDGKIEEYLAFDSKELEDEIWEQKKMRLSEKRCKRGIPPVSPNACIKDAVTSEVFDHIWSSVIGILEELIKKNWETNVPECDQQIEKLKTVTEKLPHLPVIHITADAGTIPLSRGYEARSVSFGAHSVPSQVYRFSNNFCSDLHGVMTIQAKPLQQRHATTAEKIQNEQEDKQPSIAYSTPNSAHDRLGTTSANNVLSSSPVLLASSRKLPRLPSLTSDQSCSEVPNMYHDEICKGMKLVGSWDRLSPARAPATRNKLPPINSEVVEQHVSLPRMQQSFHQERCAHSRVSSAVAVTTEQQPLRERTVTVDQFSRPSTTHTFRRDTPQKSLTSMDFANHRRAGQGFLITGSQNYSRSFQRNPPTSRKKFQIAS; via the exons ATGAT tGTGATCCCTTCTGAGTGCTTTGAG GAATTTGATAAAGCCAACACACAGAAGGTCCATCAGTTATTTTGGGAGATTGATGAAATGCTGTTTGAAGGAAAAGTGACCTCCCAAACAGAGAACCTGCAGGCAGAATGTGCAGATTGGGTTGAACAATTTCCTCATATAAG AGTTCTAGGAAAGCAGCTCCTAGTGCCAAAGGATGAAGgctttcagcattttcagagcagaaatgatGCCCATGTAGATACTAAGAGTGTGCCTGGCCTCCTTGAATGTACTGGTCATACAAAAGa cctctgcaTCTCAGGATCTAAACTGATCCCAACAGCATTTCCAATACATACATCACTGGACTCAAGTTCCACTAGGATTTCTTCTTCAGACTCAGCCATGTATTCCTTCctggaagaagaaatttatGATGAGGATGGAAAAATAGAGGAATATCTTGCCTTTGACAGCAAGGAACT TGAGGATGAGATTtgggaacaaaagaaaatgcgTCTTTCTGAGAAGAGGTGTAAGCGTGGCATCCCCCCTGTTTCTCCCAATGCCTGTATCAAAGATGCTGTTACTTCTGAAGTATTTGATCATATCTGGAGCAGTGTCATTGGAATATTGGAggaactgattaaaaaaaattgggaaacTAATGTCCCag AGTGTGACCAACaaatagaaaaactgaaaactgttACAGAAAAACTGCCTCATTTGCCAGTCATTCACATTACAGCAGATGCTGGGACCATTCCTCTTTCCAGAGGCTATGAAGCACGAAGTGTATCTTTTGGGGCTCATTCTGTTCCATcacag GTTTACCGTTTCTCCAACAACTTCTGTAGTGATCTGCATGGTGTGATGACAATTCAGGCAAAGCCACTCCAACAGAGGCATGCtaccacagcagaaaaaataca GAATGAGCAAGAAGACAAACAGCCCAGCATTGCCTACAGCACTCCAAATTCAGCTCATGATAGACTGGGGACAACTTCTGCTAACAATGTTCTCTCATCGTCTCCAGTTCTGCTGGCATCTTCTAGGAAACTACCAAGGTTACCTTCTCTCACCTCTGACCAATCCTGTTCAGAAGTTCCTAATATGTACCATGATGAAATCTGTAAAGGGATGAAACT GGTTGGCAGCTGGGATCGTTTATCTCCTGCTCGTGCACCTGCAACCCGGAACAAGTTACCACCAATAAACTCTGAGGTTGTGGAGCAACATGTTTCACTACCTCGAATGCAACAGAGCTTT CATCAAGAACGATGTGCTCATAGCAGAGTGTCAAGTGCAGTAGCTGTCACAACAGAGCAACAGCCACTCAGAGAAAGAACTGTTACTGTTGATCAATTTTCAAGACCCAGCACAACTCATACATTCAGG AGAGACACACCTCAGAAGTCACTGACTTCCATGGATTTTGCTAACCACAGAAGAGCTGGTCAAGGATTTTTGATAACAG gTTCACAGAATTACTCCAGATCCTTTCAGAGAAATCCTCCAACCTCAAGGAAGAAATTTCAGATTGCTTCATAA
- the FAM149A gene encoding protein FAM149A isoform X2, producing the protein MLFEGKVTSQTENLQAECADWVEQFPHIRVLGKQLLVPKDEGFQHFQSRNDAHVDTKSVPGLLECTGHTKDLCISGSKLIPTAFPIHTSLDSSSTRISSSDSAMYSFLEEEIYDEDGKIEEYLAFDSKELEDEIWEQKKMRLSEKRCKRGIPPVSPNACIKDAVTSEVFDHIWSSVIGILEELIKKNWETNVPECDQQIEKLKTVTEKLPHLPVIHITADAGTIPLSRGYEARSVSFGAHSVPSQVYRFSNNFCSDLHGVMTIQAKPLQQRHATTAEKIQNEQEDKQPSIAYSTPNSAHDRLGTTSANNVLSSSPVLLASSRKLPRLPSLTSDQSCSEVPNMYHDEICKGMKLVGSWDRLSPARAPATRNKLPPINSEVVEQHVSLPRMQQSFHQERCAHSRVSSAVAVTTEQQPLRERTVTVDQFSRPSTTHTFRRDTPQKSLTSMDFANHRRAGQGFLITGSQNYSRSFQRNPPTSRKKFQIAS; encoded by the exons ATGCTGTTTGAAGGAAAAGTGACCTCCCAAACAGAGAACCTGCAGGCAGAATGTGCAGATTGGGTTGAACAATTTCCTCATATAAG AGTTCTAGGAAAGCAGCTCCTAGTGCCAAAGGATGAAGgctttcagcattttcagagcagaaatgatGCCCATGTAGATACTAAGAGTGTGCCTGGCCTCCTTGAATGTACTGGTCATACAAAAGa cctctgcaTCTCAGGATCTAAACTGATCCCAACAGCATTTCCAATACATACATCACTGGACTCAAGTTCCACTAGGATTTCTTCTTCAGACTCAGCCATGTATTCCTTCctggaagaagaaatttatGATGAGGATGGAAAAATAGAGGAATATCTTGCCTTTGACAGCAAGGAACT TGAGGATGAGATTtgggaacaaaagaaaatgcgTCTTTCTGAGAAGAGGTGTAAGCGTGGCATCCCCCCTGTTTCTCCCAATGCCTGTATCAAAGATGCTGTTACTTCTGAAGTATTTGATCATATCTGGAGCAGTGTCATTGGAATATTGGAggaactgattaaaaaaaattgggaaacTAATGTCCCag AGTGTGACCAACaaatagaaaaactgaaaactgttACAGAAAAACTGCCTCATTTGCCAGTCATTCACATTACAGCAGATGCTGGGACCATTCCTCTTTCCAGAGGCTATGAAGCACGAAGTGTATCTTTTGGGGCTCATTCTGTTCCATcacag GTTTACCGTTTCTCCAACAACTTCTGTAGTGATCTGCATGGTGTGATGACAATTCAGGCAAAGCCACTCCAACAGAGGCATGCtaccacagcagaaaaaataca GAATGAGCAAGAAGACAAACAGCCCAGCATTGCCTACAGCACTCCAAATTCAGCTCATGATAGACTGGGGACAACTTCTGCTAACAATGTTCTCTCATCGTCTCCAGTTCTGCTGGCATCTTCTAGGAAACTACCAAGGTTACCTTCTCTCACCTCTGACCAATCCTGTTCAGAAGTTCCTAATATGTACCATGATGAAATCTGTAAAGGGATGAAACT GGTTGGCAGCTGGGATCGTTTATCTCCTGCTCGTGCACCTGCAACCCGGAACAAGTTACCACCAATAAACTCTGAGGTTGTGGAGCAACATGTTTCACTACCTCGAATGCAACAGAGCTTT CATCAAGAACGATGTGCTCATAGCAGAGTGTCAAGTGCAGTAGCTGTCACAACAGAGCAACAGCCACTCAGAGAAAGAACTGTTACTGTTGATCAATTTTCAAGACCCAGCACAACTCATACATTCAGG AGAGACACACCTCAGAAGTCACTGACTTCCATGGATTTTGCTAACCACAGAAGAGCTGGTCAAGGATTTTTGATAACAG gTTCACAGAATTACTCCAGATCCTTTCAGAGAAATCCTCCAACCTCAAGGAAGAAATTTCAGATTGCTTCATAA